From the Streptomyces sp. KMM 9044 genome, one window contains:
- a CDS encoding alpha/beta hydrolase, producing the protein MRDDVAAARSAAEEESVFSRPPVAADATAAYGDGLDQLIDFYVPRATGGPGGPAPVVVVLHGGAWRAPYGRRHVSPFAGFLARRGFAVASVEYRRGAGETGGGDPVAGRWPDTFDDIAAALDALPELARRHLPGADPRRTVVTGHSAGGHLALWAAARHLLPADAPWHTDRPAPLRGVVALAPIADLAVADKLDVCGGAVRQFLGGDERFAERQPYADPALLLPTGIATTIVQGRTDADVPQAVAGSYADAAAKAGEVVGVTLLEDVGHFPLIDPTADACAVVAEEIAQLAW; encoded by the coding sequence ATGAGGGACGACGTCGCAGCCGCCCGGTCCGCAGCCGAGGAGGAGTCGGTCTTCTCCCGCCCGCCGGTCGCCGCCGACGCGACCGCGGCCTACGGCGACGGCCTGGACCAGCTGATCGACTTCTACGTCCCACGTGCCACGGGTGGCCCCGGCGGCCCCGCGCCCGTGGTCGTGGTCCTGCACGGTGGTGCCTGGCGGGCGCCCTACGGCCGGCGGCATGTCAGCCCGTTCGCCGGTTTCCTGGCCCGCCGGGGATTCGCCGTGGCCAGTGTCGAGTACCGGCGCGGGGCGGGGGAGACGGGCGGCGGGGACCCGGTCGCGGGACGGTGGCCCGACACCTTCGACGACATCGCCGCCGCGCTCGACGCGCTGCCCGAGCTGGCCCGCCGTCACCTGCCCGGCGCCGACCCGCGCCGCACCGTGGTCACCGGTCACTCGGCGGGCGGCCACCTGGCGCTGTGGGCCGCCGCCCGGCACCTCCTCCCCGCCGACGCCCCCTGGCACACCGACCGCCCCGCGCCCCTGCGCGGCGTGGTCGCCCTCGCCCCGATCGCCGACCTCGCGGTCGCCGACAAGCTGGACGTCTGCGGCGGTGCGGTACGCCAGTTCCTCGGCGGCGACGAGCGGTTCGCCGAACGGCAGCCCTACGCCGACCCCGCGCTGCTGCTGCCCACCGGCATCGCCACCACCATCGTCCAGGGCCGTACCGACGCCGATGTCCCGCAGGCGGTCGCCGGGTCGTACGCCGACGCGGCGGCCAAGGCCGGTGAGGTGGTGGGGGTGACGCTGCTGGAGGATGTCGGCCACTTTCCGCTGATCGACCCCACGGCGGACGCCTGCGCGGTGGTGGCGGAGGAGATCGCCCAGCTCGCCTGGTGA
- the kynU gene encoding kynureninase: MSEPMSEPRLRAKELDAADGLAAKRAGFVLDAGDGESGDAVYLDGNSLGALPVAVPGRVEDVVRRQWGELRIRSWTESGWWTAPERIGDRIAPLVGAAAGQIVVGDSTSVNVFKAVVGAVRLARLTDGAAGTARDEIVADATTFPTDGYIAESAARMTGCTLRPVPPSEVPGALGDRTAAVLLNHVDYRTGRLHDLPSLTAAVHAAGAYVVWDLCHSAGALPVGLDEHGVDLAVGCTYKYLNGGPGSPAYLYVRAELQDRFDSPLPGWNSHAEPFGMRPEYAPAPGALRGRVGTPDILSLLALEAALDVWDDGVTVEAVRAKSLALTDFFLECVEAYLPEGRVECVTPRAHRERGSQIALRCRDAGDVMRRLIERGVVGDFRPPDVLRFGFTPLYVGFVDAERAARVLAEVLTEAEADSEA; encoded by the coding sequence ATGTCTGAACCGATGTCTGAACCGAGGCTCAGGGCGAAGGAGCTGGACGCGGCCGACGGGCTGGCCGCCAAACGCGCCGGGTTCGTGCTCGACGCGGGCGACGGCGAGAGCGGTGACGCGGTCTACCTCGACGGCAACTCGCTGGGCGCGCTCCCCGTCGCCGTCCCCGGCCGGGTCGAGGACGTCGTCCGCAGGCAGTGGGGCGAGCTGCGCATCCGGTCCTGGACGGAGAGCGGCTGGTGGACGGCGCCCGAGCGGATCGGCGACCGGATCGCTCCGCTGGTCGGCGCGGCGGCCGGGCAGATCGTCGTCGGCGACTCCACGAGTGTCAACGTCTTCAAGGCGGTGGTGGGCGCGGTGCGCCTGGCCCGGCTGACGGACGGTGCCGCCGGAACCGCCCGCGACGAGATCGTGGCGGACGCGACCACGTTCCCCACGGACGGCTACATCGCCGAGTCGGCGGCCCGGATGACCGGCTGCACCCTGCGTCCGGTGCCGCCGTCCGAGGTCCCGGGTGCGCTCGGCGACCGTACGGCCGCCGTACTGCTCAACCACGTCGACTACCGCACCGGCCGACTGCACGACCTGCCCTCGCTCACGGCCGCCGTGCACGCGGCGGGGGCGTACGTTGTCTGGGACCTGTGCCACAGTGCGGGCGCGCTGCCGGTCGGGCTGGACGAGCACGGCGTGGACCTGGCGGTCGGCTGCACCTACAAGTACCTGAACGGCGGCCCCGGTTCACCGGCGTACCTCTATGTGCGCGCGGAGTTGCAGGACCGCTTCGACTCCCCGCTGCCCGGCTGGAACTCCCACGCGGAGCCCTTCGGCATGCGACCGGAGTACGCACCGGCGCCGGGCGCGCTGCGCGGGCGGGTCGGCACCCCGGACATCCTGTCCCTGCTCGCCCTGGAGGCGGCGCTGGACGTCTGGGACGACGGCGTCACGGTCGAGGCGGTACGGGCCAAGTCCCTCGCCCTGACCGACTTCTTTCTGGAGTGCGTCGAGGCGTACCTCCCCGAGGGCAGGGTCGAGTGCGTGACCCCGCGTGCGCACCGGGAGCGGGGCAGCCAGATCGCCCTGCGCTGCCGGGACGCCGGTGACGTCATGCGGCGGCTGATCGAGCGGGGGGTGGTGGGTGACTTCCGCCCCCCGGACGTCCTCCGCTTCGGCTTCACCCCGCTGTACGTCGGCTTCGTTGACGCGGAGCGGGCGGCCCGGGTGCTGGCGGAGGTGCTGACGGAGGCAGAAGCCGACAGCGAGGCCTGA
- a CDS encoding tryptophan 2,3-dioxygenase family protein, which yields MSHEAFEPETPHLDFEGTTPYEDYVKADVLTHLQHTLSDDPGEMVFLVTTQVMELWFTVIVHEWETAANALRGDDIPTAIDALKRSVRELEALNASWKPLGQLTPAQFNAYRGALGEGSGFQSAMYRRMEFLLGDKSASMLVPHRGAPRAHAELEKALHEPSLYDEALRLLARRGHVVPGKVLSRDVSRRYEPSPQVEEAWTAVYSGDERGDVARLGEALTDVAELVWRWRNDHLVATRRAMGAKTGTGGSAGVAWLEKRARNNVFPELWTARSYV from the coding sequence ATGTCCCACGAGGCTTTTGAGCCGGAGACCCCGCATCTCGACTTCGAGGGCACGACCCCCTACGAGGACTACGTCAAGGCCGACGTCCTCACCCACCTCCAGCACACCCTCTCCGACGATCCCGGAGAGATGGTCTTCCTGGTCACCACCCAGGTGATGGAGCTGTGGTTCACCGTGATCGTGCACGAGTGGGAGACGGCGGCGAACGCGCTGCGCGGCGACGACATCCCCACCGCGATCGACGCGCTGAAGCGGTCCGTCCGGGAACTGGAGGCGCTGAACGCCTCCTGGAAACCACTCGGACAGCTCACCCCGGCGCAGTTCAACGCCTACCGCGGCGCACTCGGCGAGGGGTCCGGCTTCCAGTCGGCGATGTACCGGCGCATGGAGTTCCTGCTCGGCGACAAGTCCGCGTCCATGCTCGTCCCGCACCGGGGCGCGCCGCGGGCGCACGCCGAACTGGAGAAGGCGCTGCACGAGCCGAGCCTGTACGACGAGGCACTGCGCCTCCTCGCACGCCGCGGGCACGTGGTCCCCGGCAAGGTGCTGAGCCGTGACGTGTCCCGGCGGTACGAGCCGTCGCCGCAGGTGGAGGAGGCCTGGACGGCCGTCTACTCGGGTGACGAACGGGGTGACGTCGCCCGGCTGGGCGAGGCGCTCACCGATGTCGCCGAGCTGGTGTGGCGCTGGCGCAACGACCATCTGGTCGCCACCCGCCGCGCGATGGGCGCCAAGACCGGTACGGGCGGCTCCGCCGGAGTGGCCTGGCTGGAGAAGCGGGCACGGAACAACGTGTTCCCCGAGCTGTGGACGGCACGGTCGTATGTCTGA